In Pseudomonas alcaliphila JAB1, a single window of DNA contains:
- a CDS encoding YqaE/Pmp3 family membrane protein produces the protein MDLIRILIAILLPPLGVFLQVGFGGAFWLNILLTLLGYIPGIVHAVYIIAKR, from the coding sequence ATGGACCTTATCCGCATCCTCATCGCCATCCTGCTGCCGCCGCTGGGCGTGTTTCTCCAGGTCGGTTTCGGCGGCGCGTTCTGGCTGAACATCCTGCTCACCCTGCTCGGCTACATCCCCGGCATCGTCCACGCGGTGTACATCATCGCCAAACGCTGA